One window from the genome of Megalobrama amblycephala isolate DHTTF-2021 linkage group LG4, ASM1881202v1, whole genome shotgun sequence encodes:
- the map7d2a gene encoding MAP7 domain-containing protein 2a isoform X5: MAENAVSTTTVTKVMTSPLTPEKKPQSNGHSSPTYQKTNQGSPSMKQTDALAPPTVTEKKTQTNGHASPSRHPANTNAHAGKQYMEGYLKTDDRMRLAKERREEREKSLAAREQAIKEKERRAQLQYEKTVEERWKRLEEQRQKEELRRAAVEEKRRQQLEEEKERLEALMRRSLERSLQLENRNKRWVWGPNGTAQVPPSPHRSPYRGSPSRRRNNPVPVEESSGAVSAPSTPKKERLRRERRTGSPATGSPVRRAKSPADVTRRSASPATPKLLPKNRTQSPCAVRQYPPSPMKHRPATPVSDNNKKTQDKKAEDVKSQDPKEGPNNESLDKAPKMETPVSGTPPPERRTIKIENHTNGAKEKKSVVLESQQKKNDKMETPEKNHPKSNCNDLTSNKCADPSPVNSPGKVVTGMTDAEEASRLLAERRRLARVLKEQEEKQRRELEEQEKLKSEQLKKRQLEERARQEEKNRQAEEEKCRQEQQQKKREQEEKKKKERELQAQMEKEKEEAEIRAQKDAERQRQEREHFKQQEEQERQQRKKRIEEIMKRTRKSDSEMKREDSPEPLSPVSHPVSPPGGNHLTSSAEVKSQANIMQTTTVHGQTYKQERSEGKRPENGCMNKQMKSSPHIPAKNPSLNSQVNMNHSAVKTEEKGKVSEENAKTIRQESEQVKTPSLQVKEEVKREDTSTAKVQVTPLKSSLENTVANITSVVTTESKPKVSTQVKVPANMPTRSLQENNLTDGKSQTITQVAKQEVSNQVKTPVTVQMNGQATAQGPKKDITVKKSDIPDANRQGTSTVTVPQANTLTQTGGHMITQSKVGAKDHQPSSLTPLPESKPPLPLIHLDTLEGKSGATEDSADEVQYMEVSPVSKEELISIPEFSPVHSPQQNGMSNMRALEDLLDLTGQVAYPRLSPAASLGDCNKNLIEGVCSPGSDSKLIPTNPPASDKHHVQ; encoded by the exons ATGGCGGAGAACGCTGTCAGTACAACGACAG TTACTAAAGTCATGACATCACCTTTAACTCCAGAAAAGAAACCCCAAAGCAATGGCCATTCCTCACCAACTTACCAGAAAACCAACCAAGGCAGCCCTTCTATGAAACAGA CTGATGCACTGGCCCCACCCACTGTTACAGAAAAGAAAACTCAGACCAATGGGCACGCTTCACCTTCACGCCATCCGGCTAATACCAACGCACATGCAGGTAAACAAT ATATGGAGGGCTATTTGAAGACAGATGATAGGATGAGGCTTGCCAAAGAGAGACGTGAGGAGAGGGAGAAGAGTTTGG CTGCACGGGAGCAAGCTATAAAGGAGAAGGAGAGGCGAGCACAGCTGCAGTATGAGAAGACGGTGGAAGAGCGATGGAAGCGGCTGGAGGAGCAGAGACAAAAGGAGGAACTTCGCAGGGCAGCCGTGGAGGAGAAGAGAAGACAGCAGCTAGAAGAGGAGAAG GAGCGTCTGGAGGCTCTGATGAGGAGATCACTTGAGCGCAGTCTTCAGCTAGAGAACAGGAATAAACGCTGGGTATGGGGTCCCAACGGCACCGCTCAAG TGCCCCCCAGTCCTCACAGGTCACCGTATCGAGGGTCACCGAGCCGCCGCAGAAACAATCCTGTGCCAGTAGAAGAATCCAGTGGAGCTGTCAGTGCCCCCAGCACCCCTAAG AAGGAGAGATTGCGTAGAGAGAGGAGAACTGGCTCTCCGGCCACAGGCTCACCAGTGAGACGAGCGAAATCTCCTGCTGATGTTACCCGCCGCTCTGCCTCACCTGCCACACCCAA GTTATTACCTAAGAATCGTACTCAGTCACCATGTGCAGTGCGGCAGTATCCACCCTCCCCTATGAAACACAGACCCGCCACACCAGTTAGTGACAACAACAAGAAGACACAAGACAAAAAAGCAGAGGATGTCAAAAGTCAGGATCCTAAGGAGGGGCCTAACAATGAAAGTTTGGATAAGGCACCAAAAATGGAGACACCTGTTTCCGGCACACCACCTCCAGAAAGAAGAACAATAAAGATAGAAAATCACACTAATGGGGCAAAGGAGAAGAAAAGTGTAGTTTTGGAAAGCCAACAAAAAAAGAATGACAAGATGGAGACCCCTGAGAAAAACCATCCCAAATCAAACTGTAATGATTTGACTTCAAACAAGTGTGCAG ATCCTTCACCTGTGAACTCTCCTGGAAAGGTGGTTACTGGAATGACAGATGCTGAGGAGGCGTCTCGTCTGCTTGCAGAACGCAGGCGTCTGGCCAGAGTGCTGAAGGAACAGGAGGAGAAACAACGCAGGGAACTGGAGGAGCAGGaaaa ACTAAAGAGTGAGCAACTTAAGAAGAGGCAGCTGGAGGAAAGAGCTCGACAGGAAGAGAAGAATCGTCAAGCAGAGGAGGAGAAATGTAGACAAGAGCAGCAACAGAAGAAGAGAGAgcaggaggaaaaaaaaaagaaagagagggagCTCCAGGCCCAGATGGAGAAAGAG AAAGAAGAGGCCGAGATACGTGCTCAGAAGGACGCTGAGCGTCAGCGGCAGGAGAGAGAGCATTTCAAACAGCAGGAGGAACAGGAGAGACAACAGCGAAAAAAG AGAATTGAGGAAATAATGAAGAGAACCAGAAAGAGTGATTCAGAGATGAAG AGAGAGGATAGCCCAGAGCCCCTATCTCCTGTTTCCCACCCTGTCTCTCCTCCAG GTGGTAACCATTTGACCTCAAGTGCTGAGGTCAAATCTCAGGCCAACATCATGCAGACAACCACTGTGCATGGCCAAACTTACAAACAGGAGAGGAGTGAAGGGAAGAGACCAGAGAACGGCTGTATGAATAAACAGATGAAGTCATCTCCTCACATACCTGCAAAAAATCCCTCCTTGAACAGTCAAGTGAACATGAACCATTCTGCAGTGAAAACAGAAGAGAAAGGAAAGGTAAGTGAAGAGAATGCCAAGACTATTAGACAAGAGAGTGAACAGGTGAAGACTCCAAGTTTACAAGTGAAAGAAGAGGTAAAGCGAGAAGACACATCAACAGCAAAGGTGCAGGTAACCCCGCTGAAGAGCTCGCTTGAAAACACAGTAGCAAATATTACGAGTGTTGTGACTACAGAAAGCAAACCCAAAGTTTCCACCCAAGTGAAAGTCCCTGCAAATATGCCCACTCGCAGCTTACAGGAAAACAACCTGACCGATGGAAAAAGCCAAACTATCACTCAGGTGGCCAAACAGGAGGTCAGTAACCAAGTGAAAACACCTGTAACTGTGCAAATGAATGGACAGGCCACAGCTCAGGGACCCAAGAAGGATATCACTGTGAAGAAATCAGACATCCCTGATGCCAATAGACAGGGGACCTCAACGGTAACTGTCCCACAAGCAAACACTCTCACTCAGACTGGTGGTCATATGATAACACAATCAAAGGTGGGGGCAAAAGACCACCAACCCTCTTCCTTGACCCCATTGCCTGAGTCAAAACCACCTCTGCCTCTTATACATCTGGACACTTTGGAAGGGAAGAGTGGAGCGACAGAGGACTCTGCAGATGAAGTGCAGTACATGGAGGTTAG CCCTGTCTCGAAGGAAGAATTAATCTCCATCCCAGAATTTTCCCCAGTGCACTCTCCCCAGCAGAACGGAATGAGTAACATGCGTGCTCTAGAGGACCTGTTGGATCTGACGGGGCAAGTAGCTTATCCAAGACTCTCTCCTGCTGCCAGCCTGGGCGACTGCAACAAGAATCTAATCGAAGGGGTCTGTAGCCCTGGATCTGACTCTAAACTCATCCCTACCAACCCTCCAGCCTCTGATAAACACCATGTACAATAA
- the map7d2a gene encoding MAP7 domain-containing protein 2a isoform X4 — protein sequence MAENAVSTTTVTKVMTSPLTPEKKPQSNGHSSPTYQKTNQGSPSMKQTDALAPPTVTEKKTQTNGHASPSRHPANTNAHAGKQYMEGYLKTDDRMRLAKERREEREKSLAAREQAIKEKERRAQLQYEKTVEERWKRLEEQRQKEELRRAAVEEKRRQQLEEEKERLEALMRRSLERSLQLENRNKRWVWGPNGTAQGDWENAPPPLSAASALSHDLAAPSPAAIESGNVPPSPHRSPYRGSPSRRRNNPVPVEESSGAVSAPSTPKKERLRRERRTGSPATGSPVRRAKSPADVTRRSASPATPKLLPKNRTQSPCAVRQYPPSPMKHRPATPVSDNNKKTQDKKAEDVKSQDPKEGPNNESLDKAPKMETPVSGTPPPERRTIKIENHTNGAKEKKSVVLESQQKKNDKMETPEKNHPKSNCNDLTSNKCADPSPVNSPGKVVTGMTDAEEASRLLAERRRLARVLKEQEEKQRRELEEQEKLKSEQLKKRQLEERARQEEKNRQAEEEKCRQEQQQKKREQEEKKKKERELQAQMEKEKEEAEIRAQKDAERQRQEREHFKQQEEQERQQRKKRIEEIMKRTRKSDSEMKREDSPEPLSPVSHPVSPPGGNHLTSSAEVKSQANIMQTTTVHGQTYKQERSEGKRPENGCMNKQMKSSPHIPAKNPSLNSQVNMNHSAVKTEEKGKVSEENAKTIRQESEQVKTPSLQVKEEVKREDTSTAKVQVTPLKSSLENTVANITSVVTTESKPKVSTQVKVPANMPTRSLQENNLTDGKSQTITQVAKQEVSNQVKTPVTVQMNGQATAQGPKKDITVKKSDIPDANRQGTSTVTVPQANTLTQTGGHMITQSKVGAKDHQPSSLTPLPESKPPLPLIHLDTLEGKSGATEDSADEVQYMEVSPVSKEELISIPEFSPVHSPQQNGMSNMRALEDLLDLTGQVAYPRLSPAASLGDCNKNLIEGVCSPGSDSKLIPTNPPASDKHHVQ from the exons ATGGCGGAGAACGCTGTCAGTACAACGACAG TTACTAAAGTCATGACATCACCTTTAACTCCAGAAAAGAAACCCCAAAGCAATGGCCATTCCTCACCAACTTACCAGAAAACCAACCAAGGCAGCCCTTCTATGAAACAGA CTGATGCACTGGCCCCACCCACTGTTACAGAAAAGAAAACTCAGACCAATGGGCACGCTTCACCTTCACGCCATCCGGCTAATACCAACGCACATGCAGGTAAACAAT ATATGGAGGGCTATTTGAAGACAGATGATAGGATGAGGCTTGCCAAAGAGAGACGTGAGGAGAGGGAGAAGAGTTTGG CTGCACGGGAGCAAGCTATAAAGGAGAAGGAGAGGCGAGCACAGCTGCAGTATGAGAAGACGGTGGAAGAGCGATGGAAGCGGCTGGAGGAGCAGAGACAAAAGGAGGAACTTCGCAGGGCAGCCGTGGAGGAGAAGAGAAGACAGCAGCTAGAAGAGGAGAAG GAGCGTCTGGAGGCTCTGATGAGGAGATCACTTGAGCGCAGTCTTCAGCTAGAGAACAGGAATAAACGCTGGGTATGGGGTCCCAACGGCACCGCTCAAG GTGACTGGGAGAATGCCCCGCCTCCTCTCTCTGCTGCCTCCGCCCTCTCCCATGACCTCGCTGCCCCTTCTCCTGCTGCCATCGAATCAGGCAACG TGCCCCCCAGTCCTCACAGGTCACCGTATCGAGGGTCACCGAGCCGCCGCAGAAACAATCCTGTGCCAGTAGAAGAATCCAGTGGAGCTGTCAGTGCCCCCAGCACCCCTAAG AAGGAGAGATTGCGTAGAGAGAGGAGAACTGGCTCTCCGGCCACAGGCTCACCAGTGAGACGAGCGAAATCTCCTGCTGATGTTACCCGCCGCTCTGCCTCACCTGCCACACCCAA GTTATTACCTAAGAATCGTACTCAGTCACCATGTGCAGTGCGGCAGTATCCACCCTCCCCTATGAAACACAGACCCGCCACACCAGTTAGTGACAACAACAAGAAGACACAAGACAAAAAAGCAGAGGATGTCAAAAGTCAGGATCCTAAGGAGGGGCCTAACAATGAAAGTTTGGATAAGGCACCAAAAATGGAGACACCTGTTTCCGGCACACCACCTCCAGAAAGAAGAACAATAAAGATAGAAAATCACACTAATGGGGCAAAGGAGAAGAAAAGTGTAGTTTTGGAAAGCCAACAAAAAAAGAATGACAAGATGGAGACCCCTGAGAAAAACCATCCCAAATCAAACTGTAATGATTTGACTTCAAACAAGTGTGCAG ATCCTTCACCTGTGAACTCTCCTGGAAAGGTGGTTACTGGAATGACAGATGCTGAGGAGGCGTCTCGTCTGCTTGCAGAACGCAGGCGTCTGGCCAGAGTGCTGAAGGAACAGGAGGAGAAACAACGCAGGGAACTGGAGGAGCAGGaaaa ACTAAAGAGTGAGCAACTTAAGAAGAGGCAGCTGGAGGAAAGAGCTCGACAGGAAGAGAAGAATCGTCAAGCAGAGGAGGAGAAATGTAGACAAGAGCAGCAACAGAAGAAGAGAGAgcaggaggaaaaaaaaaagaaagagagggagCTCCAGGCCCAGATGGAGAAAGAG AAAGAAGAGGCCGAGATACGTGCTCAGAAGGACGCTGAGCGTCAGCGGCAGGAGAGAGAGCATTTCAAACAGCAGGAGGAACAGGAGAGACAACAGCGAAAAAAG AGAATTGAGGAAATAATGAAGAGAACCAGAAAGAGTGATTCAGAGATGAAG AGAGAGGATAGCCCAGAGCCCCTATCTCCTGTTTCCCACCCTGTCTCTCCTCCAG GTGGTAACCATTTGACCTCAAGTGCTGAGGTCAAATCTCAGGCCAACATCATGCAGACAACCACTGTGCATGGCCAAACTTACAAACAGGAGAGGAGTGAAGGGAAGAGACCAGAGAACGGCTGTATGAATAAACAGATGAAGTCATCTCCTCACATACCTGCAAAAAATCCCTCCTTGAACAGTCAAGTGAACATGAACCATTCTGCAGTGAAAACAGAAGAGAAAGGAAAGGTAAGTGAAGAGAATGCCAAGACTATTAGACAAGAGAGTGAACAGGTGAAGACTCCAAGTTTACAAGTGAAAGAAGAGGTAAAGCGAGAAGACACATCAACAGCAAAGGTGCAGGTAACCCCGCTGAAGAGCTCGCTTGAAAACACAGTAGCAAATATTACGAGTGTTGTGACTACAGAAAGCAAACCCAAAGTTTCCACCCAAGTGAAAGTCCCTGCAAATATGCCCACTCGCAGCTTACAGGAAAACAACCTGACCGATGGAAAAAGCCAAACTATCACTCAGGTGGCCAAACAGGAGGTCAGTAACCAAGTGAAAACACCTGTAACTGTGCAAATGAATGGACAGGCCACAGCTCAGGGACCCAAGAAGGATATCACTGTGAAGAAATCAGACATCCCTGATGCCAATAGACAGGGGACCTCAACGGTAACTGTCCCACAAGCAAACACTCTCACTCAGACTGGTGGTCATATGATAACACAATCAAAGGTGGGGGCAAAAGACCACCAACCCTCTTCCTTGACCCCATTGCCTGAGTCAAAACCACCTCTGCCTCTTATACATCTGGACACTTTGGAAGGGAAGAGTGGAGCGACAGAGGACTCTGCAGATGAAGTGCAGTACATGGAGGTTAG CCCTGTCTCGAAGGAAGAATTAATCTCCATCCCAGAATTTTCCCCAGTGCACTCTCCCCAGCAGAACGGAATGAGTAACATGCGTGCTCTAGAGGACCTGTTGGATCTGACGGGGCAAGTAGCTTATCCAAGACTCTCTCCTGCTGCCAGCCTGGGCGACTGCAACAAGAATCTAATCGAAGGGGTCTGTAGCCCTGGATCTGACTCTAAACTCATCCCTACCAACCCTCCAGCCTCTGATAAACACCATGTACAATAA